CTTTATTTCGTGGCGATTGGTGCGGCGCCTGTGGAGATGAGATCCCCTCCATGGCCGGCGAGCTGGGAATTGGGTTACGGGCTCACGCTCTGCAGGAAGCGGCGCAAGCCCTAATGGTTTGATCCGAGCTGGGTACGGTGTGCTATCCCCGATTTTTGGTTTCTCTACCCCGAATACGATATCGGGGTTCGCTGTGGTGGTAATTGAATGGAAACGGTAAGGGATGAGGCCTGGCCAGTGGTTGCAccgcagcagcggcagcagccaCCAGCGCCCcaactgcagcagcagcagcaacagaatGGCCGTATTGATCTCAGGGGGCTGAAGGCTCAGATGGAGAAGCGACTTGGTCCAGACCGTTCGCAGCGGTACTTTGGTTACTTGAATGGCTACTTGTCGCAGAGGCTCAGCAAGCCAGACTTTGACAATCTGTGCCTGCAGACCCTGGGGCGGGAGAACCTCCAGCTCCACAACCAGCTAATCCGTTCAATTCTTTACAATGCCTACCAGGCAAAGTGTCCACCTCCACCAATAGATGTGGGGAGGCCTCTGGTAGCATCGGCAAAGAAGGTTTCTCAGGCTGCTGAAGTGTTCAATACTTGCAATGGGGATGTCAGGTTGTTACAGGTTCAGGGATCAAGGCCCATGGGCACAGCGCAAATTCGTCCTTTGAAAGACCGGATGAATAACATGGGTCCAAACAGTAGGGTGGAGGCTGCTGTCAATTACACCCAGGTTTCTCATGGTGTTTCCGCAGCTCCAGAGAATGGTACTCTAAGCTCACTTGAGTTGAAGAGATCGGTGCATTTTCAACAATGTGAACCTGCAGAGCCATTGCCAAAGCGCCCCCATGTGGAGAAGTTGCCACCTGATAATATgctcttgcagagaagaagtatGTGCAGTGGTACAGATTGTTCTGTGGGAATGTTGCAAAGTCCTGTACAGGCTCCACTTGGAATTCCTTTTTGTTCAGCAAGTGTGGGTGGGGCAAGGAAATTGCCACCACCACCAATGAGTGCAGGTGACGATCGCTTTAACAGCTGCCTTGAGCATGGTGGCCTGTTCAACACTGAGGTGCTGCATAGGCGGATGGAGAAAACAGCAGAAACACTGGGCTTAGCGGGTGTCACAATGGATTGTGCCGAGCTTCTGAATAATGGTCTGGACATGTACTTGAAGAACCTGATTAGGTCGTCTGTTGAGTTAATAGGAGCTAGTTTTCAGAGGGATGCAAGGAAAGGGACACCATACAAGCAGCAAGCTTATGGAAAGCAGATTAACGGTGTCCGGTTGCCGAACCATGTTCACATGTATTCAGGCAGCAGACCATCGGGAGCCACAAATGAGATCAGAAGTAACCACTTGATCTCTGTCAATGATTTCAAGGTAGCTATGCAGCTAAACCCTCAACAGCTTGGGGAGGACTGGTCAGTCCTTCTCGAGAAGATATGTCTATGTTCTTCGGAGGAAAATGACTAACAGATTGCGCTTTCTACTTCACATGAAGTTTTGTACCAATGTGCCTCTTGGTGCCCCTCCGATGTACATTTGAGCTGGAAGTGGCAATAATGCAGGCACATCACAGAAGATGCACATTTGGGATCATGGCAGAATTCTGCTTTAACATTCAGGTGTCAGGTTTGTAGTGAAAGAAAACCATTCTTTTTTTCCTGATAAATGATGCCCAAATAAAGGAAAACATCTTCTGTCCAGCTTAGGCCTCATTAGCATTTACGAGGTGGATAGTGTTACATCCAAAAAGTCCCAACTTCTATGTAACATCTGGCATAAAGGAGACTATGGACAGCAAACTGCAAGTGCTGTCTTGTAACTTATAGGAAAATGTTCTGTAAGTTTCTAGGTCAGGATGTACATTAttgattgcaaaattttctaGGTATCTTCAGTACTAATTTCAGGGCTCTTGaatgtttatttaattctttttgtaACTGTGTTTTGAAAGTGATATTTTAGATCTCTAATCTTTTACCTTTCTCCCCGTATGTGCACATGTCTGTCTTCGGGATTTGGTTGGTGCCCTATACATCTTTTTGTGTATAAACTCCAGATAAAAATGAGAGATTCATGATCAAGCTGTGCTTCTGATCTTCACTTGTCGTCTGAAACAAATGGATGCCCTTTTGAAAATCGTGATACTTGATGCTTTCTTTTTATCGAACTTTTATTTACCATTTCAGTTTTTTTGAGCGATTTCCATATTTTCGTTTGGAAAGGATAGAAGATGTCTGGTGGTATTATAAGGCTGAGGGAAGAATGTTCTGTGTTCATAGTTACGCACTGCAACTCTGCAAGTATGTTGTATCTGAACTTGTGCTCTATCAAAAGTAGGGAAGGACACTGGATGATGACTGCGTTACTACATCAactgtctgaactctgaagctcTGTGTATTCCAAGCCTGTACTGTGAAGAGGCTAACCGGTAGTCCAAACATCCAAGTTCAACAAGATAATAGTGGAAACCTTTGATGCTTTGTATCTGCTAATGCACAACCTTTTCTGCTGGTGTTTTAATATGATGTGTAAGACTCTTTTGCGAAATATTGGAGCCTGGGACATTCTGGCTTTGTTTACCTGGAAGATCCTATTTCCGaaagagtaaattttacaaaactataattatttatactattataaCATAGAACTATAACTACTTTGATTCTCGGTAACAAGAAGCTACATCTTTTCAGCACATGTGTGATTGACAGGTAGGATTAGACCATATAGCACATGTATGACTAACGGGTGAGATCAAACTAAAAAGTTATACTTTTACGTTATTAAAGGCACGAATaattgtagttttataaaatagattttagaagttgtagttttgtgttataaAGGTACAAAGGAGTTATAGGCTTGTGAAATTTACACTTTATAAAAAGATTTGTTTTTAATCTTGTGTGTTTCTGTCGAGGATTTATTCCTGACTATATCCGAAAAATAACAGGGTTACCTTCGTGGATCAGATTTCGAACATGAAGCGAGGCATACGCGATGTATATAGGTTTGAGTTTTCggttagagtaataccctacgtcatatgtagatgattatgtatatgGATTTACTTGAGTATAGAcaatgtggctaacctattacaaggagtagataaGATCTAATCTAACATAGAGTTAAAGTCACTGAGTTTCTCCTGCGTCAAGGTCCTGATGCTTATCTCGAGTGGTTGGAAAAAAGAGTCTCTCCTAGGGGATAtaggtccccgccttatatagggatgATGTACCACCTTCTATCTATCCATAATCGATAGggagtcttttttttcttcactcaagtagataaatctattatggatactagtcttctcgagttgagTAAACAATCGAGGCTTTCTTAGTGTACACCTTTTAAATTTTGGGAGTTTCAGATACCGCAGATTCGATTTtgtaatatccggagttgttaagtatgcacaAGATATATCCCATCTCTATATGGTATATtctatatacgtatataccctatagttagatattcgacagtatcCCCTTAACTCTATTCAGCAGGAAGGATCTCTGCAAGCGCTTACTCAAGTACCCCAAGCCTAAGCCTAGTCGATAAGATAGATCTAACTTACAATTGAAAGAATCAAATAAGAAGAGGCTCTCTTTCGAGTATTGAGTGAAAACACTTTTAGTAGAGCGTCATGTTGTTATCCGCACTCGAGACTCGATAAGGGTCAGTAATATCAACTTCTCAATATCCGTCTCTTAGTAGAATTAAAAAGAtctccaaaatttgaaacaatgggTATATGCGCATTAAATGCGATCAGACgggcgtgcagagattcgcacgaTGCCATCATCCTATCTTTCACACCGAACGAAGCACCACAATTTTTATCTGAAGCTGAAACGATTTCCGAGTCTCACCTCAAGGCAAGACCTATTTAGTTATTTAAGGGTAGAGCTCCATTATCTTATCCCCGTTGTCTCCTTTGCAATTTCGCCTTTCGAACTCATCcaccattttttttattctactCAAGAACTTGACCTTTCTCCTTGATCTTATGACAGaaatctgaaagtgcatctagaccctctATGTGAGTTTTGAATAATTGAggataaacgattaagggactaatgagtttattaagGTTATGAATAgattttagtcccattgaagtGTTAAAAAGCGTtagcgtccctcaaaaagaaaaaagaaacgaaatgtagtcactcaatagattttttttttgaaattgagtataggtgtgccatactataaagagggatacGTATAAACTGTCTTGAAgatgtcttagtgctcaagGTACCCATTTAGACCAAGATAAGTGACACAAGTTACCCCACAAACACTAGGAAATTCTAAGCCTTTGTCTGTACCTGGATATTCCAGACTAATCTAGATACTCTGGGTTATCGGAGTCTTCGAGTTTAGCTCCGGAATGGGGTGCTCGGTTTGGTGTTGAAGTCCAACATAGAGGTTtcgggttgacccagatactccgggttggcgGAGTCTCTGGACTTAGCTCCGgtagagggtgctcggttaaagTTAAAATGTTTTATCCAGAGTCCGGGATGATCCGGATACTCAGGAATCTGGTGTTCTGTCCGAACTCTCTGACTAGGGTTCCAGCCGTGGCTTTTAGTTTCGCATTCAagtgccaacccggagtctctgagttgaacctggatactccaggtcagtacaaaaggtactgtaatggctagttttggggggttgagtttaaataccccctcaccccctccttttGATGCTGAACTAACTCGAGATaaaagcattcaaagcctctttAGAGCCCTTacactcctctagtgcattaaatcttgcagggatttgagagttgggttgggAAAGTAAGATCgagtgctagtgagcataaattcatcatttgagcacttgagttcatcatcaagtcGTCGATTCGCATTCATTACTTTTGGAGCTCCTAGACGATTATGCGTCACCTGGAGGGCACCCAAACTTGCGGAGTGCCctaggaagtttgtgaaggtcatccttgcctccgcaaggaaagaggaaagttgagtaagccttgagctcgatctttgtgatcgttcggtgaggataagggttgaaagagacctaaCTCTTTATGAGATACTTCTAGATTGGACCCGCCTTGAACATCTCAGGCCATCGTATCGACCGAAACTCGTGTATGAAAGCTTCAAAACCTCCATTgaattcttcaggaggaggcAGGGGAGGACTATCACGTCTGTTCCTTCGAGTAGGGGTGTCACGTCGACCATCTCATCCTGGAGATCTGTGATCATAATGACGACAGTCATCCTCGCGGCATTCCTCACGACGATTATCATCATTGTATGTACATCATACCGAATATGAGGAATGCGATTCCTTAGGTCTTCCTGGTTCCTATGCTTATGGATATGGCAGTTACAATTTGGCCTGTAAAGTGGTGCTCAGGCTCGATCACCTGAGCTTTCCGTCTGGGATCTCTTAACTCGAGGATACTCATGTTTGTGGCCCCTCGAGTCAACGCCTTGCCTGCTGGGGCGCCTAGAGTTGctgggattgtttgctcgatTGGCTTGGATTTTGACCGCATCGAGTAAGGTCCTAACCTGATAAACCataggggttaaaggattcgTCAGATCCAACTCCGGAAGAGATTTGAGAATTAGATGGGCTCCCTGGATATTAGCATCTATAGTGCTAAAAACATCGTTGCCCAGACTTGATTGGGGTCGAGATGATGCTGCTCCGTGGTTGATATTCTAGGGGAGCTCGTCCCTTGATGTTGGCGGCGGAGGTGTGCCCACCGGAAGTCGTTGTTGAAGACCATAAGGTATCTGACTTCCTGCGGTCCGTCGTTGGAGAGTTGTGTTAAGGACACGTAAGGCCCTAGCTGCAGATATTTCCAGTAGCGTTATCACCAACAACGCAGGTACCATGAGGGGCGGCTACCGCTGCTTGATCTTCGGGACTTTTTGTGCCATTGTTTACCATGGTATTTGGATCTATCACCATTGGGTTAGTAGATGGGGGTATCAGCTCCTCTAGCTatgaacacgaatcgatctatACAGCTGCTATGGTTGGCAGTGGAGTCATCGTCTCCACCCTCGTTGTTGTCGATGTTCATGCATGGGAGAACATTgagctccttgggatcccactcgagatgttcCACCTCATGGTATGTGTCCAATAGTCTGGATTCAATAATACCAGTGCAAatcagttcaccttgatggtccCAGCAAAAATTAGTAGTTCCAAACGTGATCTCTGACCCGACTAAGTGCGATTCGAGGGTGATCACTATTGACCCAAAGTAGTCGTAGAAGCCATCGTCGGAGAATCCGGTGTTGATATGCATTTGAGACATAGTCGATCATCAAAGGAAGAAGACCACTACCTGGCGCGCTAATTATCAAggatttgttcctgacaatgtgtcctGAAAATAACGGGGTTACCTTTGCGGATCAGAGATTGAATATGAAGCGAGAGACATGCGacgtatacaggttcgggcctccggttggagtaatactttacgtcctgtgtggatgattatgtatatgtattcaccTGAATATATATAATGTGACTAACctattataaggagtagatcCGATCTAATTTAATCTAGAGCTAAagtcatcgagttcctccaacgtcaaggtcctgatgcttgcctcgagtagccaaaaaaaaaagtctctcCTAGGGATCTGTGTCCCCGCCTTAAATAGGAATGATGTACCACCTTCCATCCATAATCGATAGTCTTTCTTGTCGCATAAAAAGATAAATCTGTCTTCTCAAGTTTGGTAAACAATTGAGATATTTttagtatacaccttctagatTTTAGTAGTTTCAACTACCACATATTTAGTTTTATAATATtcggagttgttaagtatgcacacGGTATACTCCATCTCTCTATATATAATAGTGAAATACTCGACAGTTTCATTCTGCATGATACTTGTAAAGAGGAAAACAATATTTGAGGAACCTTAAACACAATTTGAAATGTCCTCATAAACTGCTCTTCTCAGTTCTCAGTGGTGTCTGAGTTTTCTCTTTTCAGACAGGTAGCTTGCAGTCCGCCTCGAAGCTATGGAGCAAACTTTGCTGCGCATTTGATGTCTGTCTTCAGCTACCTATAGTTGATTGACAGATGCAGGGAATAAGGTATGAAATGACCAGCAAACCTAGTCATTAATCTCTTTGGCGTGCAAAACCAGTAATTGGACATGTGGGTCACCTTGACAGTCCTTTATGAGTCCGTGGTGTTCTGTAAACACTGTTATATTCCTTTCTATATTTCTATATGAGCAAAATCTGTGGAAATTGTAGCGGATTTAGAGCTGCTGCTCAGAGAATACTCACTGTGGTGCGTCAGTCAGGCTGTCAATCCAAGTTTGAACCAAAATTCAGACAGCCTGTCTGAATTTCCAGTAGCAACATTTTTCTGTACTAGATCTCACTAATATAATTGCTTATGTACttctagcattttttttctgggtcctttcatcatttatattgataaaaaaatttacgTCTGCTTGCTGGGACAGGTGTCTACTGGGGATGGGATCGGTCAGCGGTCACCCTGAACTGAATATATTTCGTTGTTTTCTAGTGCCTATATGCCTGAGCTTGATGGCATGGCGCAGGTGGTTTTTTTTACACCTCTCGATTGGATATAGTTATAGACTTATAGTATCAGTTCGTGGATGCACTCACACAACACATACCCCACACACGCACTCACACCCTCCACGCACTCACAGCCCTACCACTACCTGCAGCATCGAAGATCGCATCCTTCAGAGATTGGTTCCTCCTGTAGCTCCATGCGCGAGGGGCTCTGGAATAAATCCGGAGGGGCACAGCCCTGATGCGCAGGTGGTTCTGATGATACCGAACGAGCAAGTAGAAAACTAGTATGATCTCTTCTTTCTTGAAAGCTGAAACTGTAAATATTTACATCTAGCAAAGGAAGGCACAGAGCTGTATGTACAGCAGAAACTCTCTCCTCACGGGTCAAAGCTGCAAAAGGCCGGGGCCCCGGCTCTCAATCAGCTGCAGCGCCGGCGCGGGTCCATCTTGTGGTGGCGGCGCGTCCAGACGAGCGCGCGGGCGCCCTTGGGCGAGGCCTCGCGCGCCATCCTCTCCGTCTCCGAGCTTTGCAGCATCTCCCACATCACCTGCACGTCCTCGTACGCGCACGTCTGGATGTCGTCGTGAAGCTTCACAAGGAAGCTGCGCCTGTCTGAAAATAGGCAATTCTCATCAGCACAAGCGACATGGTATGCGAAGGTACAGTAGTAAAAATAACGTTCCAAGATTTAGCGATTGATTGCAGGATTTGATCGGTTCGTGTTTAGAGCCGTTTCAGCCTTAATCAATTAATCAACTGTTCTTTCTAAAAAATCATTATATTTTGTAGTCCTTAATTATTGAGAGATTAGCCGATCGGGCCTACGATATATGCTAGCTAATCCTATTTTTGTGGAACGTGACAGGGAAATGGATTGATTTGATGCTTCTGGCGTCCATTCCTGCAACCGTCTGAAAGATGCCATCACGCCGCTGCCTGCTGCGGCACGTGTTGGTCTTGGTCGCCGCCCTCTGCTTGGCCATGGCCTCGTAGCATCAGCTAGCGGAGCTGGCCACTCTCGTTCACGGGGCACACCAAGcattcagagtttcagacaTGTCAGTCGGTTTTCTGCCCTGTCCAGGTGCGATGATCGGATTCAGTCGCGTCAGGGGCTACAAATCCATACCGGACGCCCACACTGCTGCCAACCGAGAACTCATCCCAACTAATTCCAGGTTAACAGACAAGCAGCGAATGGTATTCGATTCAAGGCCTATACTTCAAAGTTAAGATCGTTCGAGCGATTGATTAGTCTTACAAGTTGGGCAACGTCACACCCATGCTTGAAGCCCCCATACGGGAAGGAGAGATACGAGGGACAAGAAGACAGAGGCTAGACGAGAAAGGGGATGAGCCTATCAGTTCATCTTGTGTTTTAGTGTACATATTTAATCTATTTTGCTTATCTAGAACAACCGGAGTGCCTGGCGCCTGTTAATTTAGCGTACGCGACACGCACCTCCCCATGAGAAAGTGACCCACGAAGTAAATTGTGCATGGGTGTGACGTTGCCCAACCAGTAAGAGTAATCAATCACTCGACCGAGCTCGAAGCCAATTGCTTAGTTAACTACAGTGCCTTAGATTGATGTCTGTACGGGCTACACAGAATCGTGACAGGTGCACGTATCCACGTACCCACAATGAGCACAAAATTAAACTTGGTGACGCAGCTAGCTGCCAGATTGCTGTGATCTTactagaaagaaaagaaaagagaccGCTAATTCTTCGTTGTCGCCGTGCATGGATTAATCATGGTTAAATCAAAAGGTATACTATAATGCTGCATGCCACGGCGGCACTTCCAGAAGATATAAAGGCATGACGCATTGAGTTTTCGTCGGTGCATGCGCGCGAGCCCGGCCAAAGAGTGTGTCGCCTGGCGCGTAGGGGCATGCAGCTGGTTGGTGACTTTTCTTCAAGCTTAGAGCatcaatcatgcatgcacagtaCTACGAACTAAACTATGTATAGTTTCTCAACtcctatctatctatctatctatctatagacGTGGGGATATATATTCTGGTAGTTGCCGGCTTGCCGCCCAGTACACGAGCCTGCCTGTCGGTTTATGTTGCAGCAGCAGTGCATCATGGCCTACCCACAGCTGAACTACACTCTTTTGAAAAGCACTCCCGTTGGCTATCCTCGAAATAAAATTGGTGCTGTATATATGTTCCGGCAAACTAGCTAGTTCTTTATTTCTCGCGATATATTACCTTTTTACTACCGAGAAATTTGTTCAGTTTTAGCTACCTTCGAATTCGTAACGCACACTTGGAGCAAGCAAACGAAGGGTTTTCTATCCCTAGAGGCCGGGGCAAGGCCAGGCGACCAACCTTCGAAGAACGAAAGCCAATTAATTCGTGGCCAGCAGGTTTTGTGTAACCAAGTTACTGTATAATTAAGCCATATGCAACTAACACGGTAATCTAGTGTTATCACGCATGGAAGTATACACACGCAGGTACAAGATGATGAAAACAAAGTCTATGAGTGCTACGGTAGTGTGTCGTATGGATCATCGAACCGAGAGTGAGATGCAAGACACCCCATATGCAGCCACATGccacacaagaaaaaaaaaaaactttttcgTGCACGACAAAAAAAGGCTGCAAACTTCCATGCACGGATGCATTTGTACTGATCTTACATGAAGCTTGAGTTACTTGTCCTGTTGCACGGAAAGAAAACAACGGCCACGCATGCATGCCTCATGATGTACATATCATCATCGCTTCACTATTCTAATGCATGCACTTATGATCAGTTTAATTAGACGTGACGTGTGTTTAAGGATGAAGAAACGCGCCGGTGGTTGTTGACTTGTTGCCAGTCACGGggggaaaaaaattcaaaactaaCATCCTTCGAGAGCTTTTCTACATTGCAATCTTACTGGAATCCTATGATCACTGGTAAACTAGACAGGAACTCGAACCAGATCAACCGCAAAGATATCGATTTCGATAATAAACTGATTAAGCCAATAAACCGATCAGGAAAAAACATTGATGAACAGGAAAGCTTTAGCTGCTGGGGTGTGAATGATGATGATCTTACCATCTTT
This genomic window from Phragmites australis chromosome 7, lpPhrAust1.1, whole genome shotgun sequence contains:
- the LOC133925148 gene encoding uncharacterized protein LOC133925148, whose amino-acid sequence is METVRDEAWPVVAPQQRQQPPAPQLQQQQQQNGRIDLRGLKAQMEKRLGPDRSQRYFGYLNGYLSQRLSKPDFDNLCLQTLGRENLQLHNQLIRSILYNAYQAKCPPPPIDVGRPLVASAKKVSQAAEVFNTCNGDVRLLQVQGSRPMGTAQIRPLKDRMNNMGPNSRVEAAVNYTQVSHGVSAAPENGTLSSLELKRSVHFQQCEPAEPLPKRPHVEKLPPDNMLLQRRSMCSGTDCSVGMLQSPVQAPLGIPFCSASVGGARKLPPPPMSAGDDRFNSCLEHGGLFNTEVLHRRMEKTAETLGLAGVTMDCAELLNNGLDMYLKNLIRSSVELIGASFQRDARKGTPYKQQAYGKQINGVRLPNHVHMYSGSRPSGATNEIRSNHLISVNDFKVAMQLNPQQLGEDWSVLLEKICLCSSEEND
- the LOC133925150 gene encoding uncharacterized protein LOC133925150; amino-acid sequence: MEWWQKAVVVPVKRTWIVLTARLRRKKDDRRSFLVKLHDDIQTCAYEDVQVMWEMLQSSETERMAREASPKGARALVWTRRHHKMDPRRRCS